A window from Nitrosopumilus adriaticus encodes these proteins:
- a CDS encoding CHRD domain-containing protein, with product MQTKTNVLVFSLAAILSLSVVAMGELPQAIADKEHDDGEKKLKFKKKADFTADCAQVNTGVGTDWGCKASFWLDKKGENLKYKIRINNMDLTGWQTIDDVTDNVGKVHLHTDADGHVLNVWKAPIEDDAQMKAIPSKGILKGIYDDSDVTSDEDATAGNIGHHDTSKPLTANLDDLCNGSFFVMIHEAAGPGVLKGYLDTTKQGEKACNKLGF from the coding sequence ATGCAAACAAAAACAAATGTACTAGTATTTTCACTAGCTGCAATTCTTTCTTTATCTGTTGTTGCAATGGGAGAACTTCCTCAAGCAATAGCAGACAAAGAACATGATGATGGTGAGAAAAAACTCAAATTCAAGAAAAAAGCAGATTTCACAGCTGACTGTGCTCAAGTTAATACTGGAGTGGGAACAGACTGGGGATGTAAAGCCTCATTTTGGCTTGACAAAAAAGGTGAAAATCTAAAGTACAAAATTCGTATCAACAATATGGATTTGACTGGATGGCAAACTATTGACGATGTTACCGATAATGTTGGAAAAGTTCATCTTCATACTGATGCTGATGGTCATGTCCTAAATGTATGGAAGGCACCTATAGAAGATGATGCCCAAATGAAAGCAATACCATCAAAGGGTATTCTAAAAGGCATCTATGACGATAGTGATGTTACATCTGATGAAGATGCAACAGCAGGTAACATTGGTCATCATGATACATCAAAACCACTAACTGCAAATCTTGATGATTTATGCAATGGTAGTTTTTTTGTTATGATTCATGAAGCTGCAGGTCCCGGTGTTCTAAAAGGATATCTTGATACAACAAAACAAGGCGAAAAAGCCTGTAACAAATTAGGTTTCTAA
- a CDS encoding rhomboid family intramembrane serine protease, with amino-acid sequence MFPLRDENPTAPGFRPTVTYGLIIINVIVFFIEVAYTGQFFDFTNQNAFNLFYNWGAVPSCITGSSVLNIDFGSGPISVSCPQEPYFSLLSSTFLHGGLMHLGGNMLFLWIFGDNIEYKFGKIKYLGIYLMWGVTAGLIHIAGDTSSAIPAVGASGAISGVLGAYLIIFPRAKIQTFLMMGFFWRMLHIQAKWFLPFWLVFQNLLPFFIGGFGVAGGGVAYLAHIGGFVVGLATGYLYKKTHNSEFTYGTRYGYRPDY; translated from the coding sequence ATGTTTCCATTAAGAGATGAGAATCCGACTGCACCTGGATTTCGGCCAACAGTAACTTATGGATTAATCATTATCAATGTTATAGTATTCTTTATCGAAGTCGCTTATACTGGTCAATTTTTTGACTTTACAAATCAAAATGCATTTAATTTGTTTTATAATTGGGGTGCCGTGCCAAGCTGCATTACAGGATCAAGTGTATTGAATATTGATTTTGGTTCTGGACCAATTAGTGTTTCATGTCCTCAAGAGCCCTATTTTTCTTTACTTAGCTCAACTTTCTTGCATGGTGGTTTGATGCATCTTGGAGGTAACATGTTGTTTTTGTGGATATTTGGTGATAATATCGAATACAAATTTGGAAAAATAAAATATCTTGGAATTTATTTAATGTGGGGAGTAACTGCTGGTTTAATTCACATTGCAGGAGATACTTCCAGTGCCATTCCTGCAGTTGGCGCATCAGGTGCAATCTCTGGAGTGTTAGGAGCATATCTGATAATTTTCCCAAGAGCTAAAATTCAGACGTTTCTAATGATGGGTTTCTTTTGGCGAATGCTGCATATTCAGGCTAAATGGTTCTTGCCTTTCTGGTTAGTTTTTCAAAATCTTTTACCATTCTTCATTGGAGGATTTGGTGTGGCAGGTGGTGGCGTAGCATATCTTGCTCACATTGGTGGATTTGTTGTAGGATTGGCAACAGGATATCTTTACAAAAAGACTCACAACTCAGAGTTTACTTATGGCACAAGATACGGATACAGACCAGATTATTGA
- a CDS encoding tautomerase family protein: MPLITVSMYPGRTQEQKDEYAKAITKSAVEILKTKESHVIVVFEDNPKENWFLAGNQL, encoded by the coding sequence ATGCCGTTGATTACAGTATCAATGTATCCTGGTAGAACACAGGAACAAAAAGACGAGTATGCAAAAGCAATAACAAAATCTGCAGTAGAGATTCTAAAAACAAAAGAAAGTCACGTAATTGTTGTTTTTGAAGACAATCCTAAAGAAAATTGGTTTTTAGCAGGAAACCAACTTTAA
- a CDS encoding carbon-nitrogen hydrolase family protein, giving the protein MKAAVVQFKASTNKEDNLKKIVSYIEKAAAKNATLCAFPEFMMFYTNSSQTPKQLASLSEMINGNFVTTIANAAKKNNIQVVGSFYEKSRIKDRVYDTSFVVDKSGKVISKYRKIHLYDALGFRESDKMASGSKIAKPVKTDLGKIGMMICYDLRFPEMSRSLAVAGSEVLIAPSAWVKGHMKEEHWITINKTRAIENGCYVIAPDQVGNIYCGRSLVVDPYGKILLDMKKNQGIGFVKIDLNKVKQVRKDLPLLKNRRPDVYPTLKA; this is encoded by the coding sequence ATGAAAGCTGCAGTTGTTCAATTCAAAGCATCAACTAACAAAGAAGATAATCTCAAAAAAATTGTTTCATATATTGAAAAAGCAGCTGCAAAAAATGCAACACTATGCGCATTTCCAGAATTTATGATGTTTTACACAAACTCTTCTCAGACTCCAAAACAACTTGCAAGTTTATCTGAGATGATTAATGGAAATTTTGTAACAACAATCGCAAATGCTGCAAAAAAAAATAATATCCAAGTTGTAGGCTCTTTTTATGAAAAGAGCAGAATAAAAGATCGTGTATATGACACTTCATTTGTTGTTGACAAATCAGGCAAAGTTATTTCTAAATATAGAAAAATTCATCTCTATGATGCATTAGGATTTAGAGAATCAGATAAAATGGCCTCAGGCTCTAAAATTGCAAAGCCTGTAAAGACTGATCTTGGAAAAATTGGAATGATGATCTGTTATGATTTAAGATTCCCAGAGATGTCAAGATCTTTAGCTGTTGCAGGCTCTGAGGTATTGATTGCACCATCAGCTTGGGTTAAGGGTCACATGAAAGAGGAACACTGGATTACAATTAACAAAACACGTGCAATAGAGAACGGCTGCTATGTCATTGCACCTGATCAAGTCGGAAATATCTATTGTGGAAGAAGTTTAGTAGTTGATCCATATGGAAAAATCTTACTTGATATGAAAAAGAATCAAGGAATAGGTTTTGTAAAGATTGACTTGAACAAGGTAAAACAAGTACGAAAAGATTTACCGTTACTTAAAAACAGAAGACCCGATGTTTATCCTACTTTGAAGGCTTGA
- a CDS encoding DNA topoisomerase, translating into MSLTQVPIKIVLVNSSLKKTSKRSSTRTVQVKKPVVRHIAKTTKSKTSIFKKEIIQYLDSNGYLSWSSKEKKYIILGTNSPKNGLVSCPQCNLGELMVIRSRTTRKRFMGCSNFYGGCKASSPLLQKARLRATKSPCDVCRWPMIIFRYSRNQKWTKQCSNFNCESRLVKPSK; encoded by the coding sequence ATGTCACTGACCCAAGTCCCTATAAAAATCGTTTTAGTAAATTCATCATTGAAGAAGACATCAAAGAGATCATCAACTAGAACTGTTCAGGTCAAGAAACCAGTTGTTAGACACATAGCAAAAACTACAAAGTCAAAAACTAGCATCTTCAAAAAAGAGATCATACAGTATTTGGATTCAAATGGATACCTTTCTTGGTCATCAAAAGAGAAAAAATACATCATTCTTGGAACAAATTCCCCAAAAAACGGACTTGTATCATGCCCTCAGTGCAATCTTGGGGAACTAATGGTAATCAGATCCAGAACCACAAGAAAAAGATTCATGGGTTGTTCTAACTTTTATGGCGGATGTAAGGCCTCTTCCCCACTATTACAAAAAGCAAGACTAAGGGCAACAAAAAGTCCATGCGATGTTTGCAGATGGCCTATGATAATTTTTCGATATTCAAGAAATCAAAAATGGACTAAACAATGCTCAAATTTTAATTGTGAAAGCAGACTAGTCAAGCCTTCAAAGTAG
- a CDS encoding thiolase domain-containing protein translates to MTFVEKVCVLGAGSTKYGKLSESIADITTQASVAAIDSAGISPKDIKASYISNVFGVADKQVHIGPVLMSRLGIPDKPSLTIESACGSGSVSFREAYANVAAGFYDCLLVTGVEKVTHTGTEWTTTYFAYCSDFFYEGQAGASFPGLFASMARAYLNEFNATEEDFAAVAVKNHDNGVLNPKAHMQKKITIEDVMNSAVVASPLKLYDCCPFSDGASSVILCSEKFAKEHGGDYVEVIGSGRGGSPAALQGREHMTTIPSTKIAAADAYKMAGITAKDVDFAEVHDCFTIAEVVDTEDLGFFEKGKGIQAVREGRTKLNSDISINPSGGLKSKGHPIGATGVGQVVEVFDQLTGKAGARTVKDAKIGLTHNFGATGASCAVHVFQSV, encoded by the coding sequence GTGACATTTGTGGAAAAGGTTTGCGTTCTTGGTGCTGGTAGTACCAAATATGGAAAATTATCTGAAAGTATAGCTGATATCACTACTCAGGCATCAGTTGCAGCCATAGATAGCGCAGGTATTTCACCAAAAGACATCAAAGCATCTTACATTTCTAACGTCTTTGGTGTTGCTGACAAACAGGTCCATATCGGTCCTGTCTTAATGAGTAGATTGGGAATTCCAGATAAACCATCATTAACAATAGAGTCTGCATGTGGAAGTGGCTCTGTATCTTTTAGAGAAGCATACGCAAATGTTGCAGCCGGATTTTATGATTGTCTTTTAGTTACTGGAGTTGAAAAAGTAACTCACACGGGAACTGAATGGACAACAACTTACTTTGCATATTGTTCTGACTTTTTCTATGAAGGTCAAGCTGGTGCATCATTTCCTGGATTGTTTGCATCAATGGCAAGAGCATATCTCAATGAGTTTAATGCAACTGAAGAAGACTTTGCAGCAGTTGCAGTAAAGAATCATGACAACGGTGTTCTTAATCCAAAAGCTCACATGCAAAAGAAAATTACAATTGAAGATGTAATGAATTCTGCAGTGGTTGCTAGTCCTCTAAAACTTTATGATTGCTGCCCATTCTCTGATGGTGCAAGTTCTGTTATTCTTTGTTCTGAAAAGTTTGCAAAAGAACATGGTGGTGACTATGTTGAGGTAATTGGTTCTGGAAGAGGTGGTTCACCTGCAGCATTGCAAGGACGTGAACACATGACAACTATTCCAAGTACAAAGATTGCAGCAGCAGACGCATACAAAATGGCAGGAATTACAGCAAAGGATGTTGACTTTGCAGAAGTTCATGATTGCTTTACAATTGCAGAAGTTGTTGACACTGAAGACTTGGGATTCTTTGAGAAAGGAAAAGGTATTCAAGCTGTTCGTGAAGGTAGAACAAAATTAAATTCTGACATTTCTATTAATCCATCAGGTGGTCTAAAATCAAAAGGACATCCAATTGGTGCAACAGGTGTTGGACAAGTAGTAGAAGTATTTGATCAACTAACCGGAAAAGCTGGTGCAAGAACTGTTAAAGATGCAAAAATTGGTTTAACTCATAACTTTGGCGCAACAGGTGCAAGTTGTGCAGTTCACGTATTCCAAAGTGTGTAA
- a CDS encoding Zn-ribbon domain-containing OB-fold protein, whose product MTIEEQLIEYAKQGKLVTHKCTKCGYLHLSTAYYCLKCGSQGFEDVVLDGAGTIATYTIITVAPAGFEKYTPYAFVVMKLDDSDLRISGFMAGIATPEDLPIGTKAKITGFEDGCGIIIKKQ is encoded by the coding sequence ATGACTATTGAAGAACAATTAATTGAATATGCCAAACAAGGCAAACTTGTAACTCACAAATGCACTAAATGTGGCTATCTTCATTTGTCAACTGCATATTATTGCCTAAAATGTGGCAGCCAAGGATTTGAGGATGTAGTTTTAGATGGTGCAGGCACAATTGCCACATACACCATAATTACTGTGGCCCCTGCAGGCTTTGAAAAATACACACCATATGCCTTTGTTGTGATGAAACTTGATGATTCTGATTTGAGAATTTCTGGATTTATGGCAGGAATTGCAACCCCTGAAGATCTTCCAATTGGAACTAAAGCCAAAATTACTGGTTTTGAAGATGGTTGTGGAATCATCATCAAAAAGCAGTAA
- the nrdD gene encoding anaerobic ribonucleoside-triphosphate reductase — MKMSDEDLELDIDVGLDEDDDDDLELESDLDSDSSPKRSGILQSTSKRVRMIFSVMASPNRIDILRILNSKGPLTYSELKSLAGFKSKKESGKFAYHLRKLLRQSLVALNKSERRYTITNLGKLVLSLARQIEERSIIESGKMYVRTSHQSIEEFNSHKIIQSLVREGSLPLELAQKITEEVENRIYKYQTTYLTGSLIREMVNSVLLEHGHEEYRNKLARLGLPVYDVQEMISNLDNVDNGAEGLLFNTGQKVFAEHLLTNILPKDVADSHLSGDLHITNPGIWSMIPDTIFVNVKELIEDGINLGGKYLDVSRIPASKQLDEITSSLSIVIALLSKEASQEVVIDGLVQLFTKHSKSLPELEQKLTDAFATASTTAKYNKTSTKVSIRLQLGTDTKIINSIINAYKNYTKITPIPKIGLIIDAEKGKITDVSESIAEIISIGGHVMFAKGQTSSSGVTNGSTKITAPLSINLESVSINLPRLAFESNKDETYFRARLALLMKPALASMALRKKEISDLTRRGLNPILAKNTQYMQRSSVSLVVNLVGLKESVFNILGFQDNKEGRDILHKVIETAVDVGAKKGKELGDTVAICMTETEASIRFATLDGEKYGKNSALNSMEGDSYSQGIVINASEIANLTNKSEPIAEANKLSKILSGGLLVTLQIDSDAKVADIKKALEKTSSLTTSFKPVRKIAICGECGFKDEPFEDKCPKCKSPYVV, encoded by the coding sequence ATGAAAATGAGTGATGAGGATTTAGAATTAGATATTGATGTTGGCTTAGATGAAGACGATGACGATGATTTGGAATTAGAATCTGATCTGGACTCTGACTCTTCACCAAAGAGAAGCGGTATTTTACAATCTACATCAAAACGTGTCAGAATGATCTTCTCTGTAATGGCCAGTCCAAACAGAATTGATATTCTTAGAATCTTAAATTCTAAAGGACCATTAACTTATTCAGAGTTAAAATCTCTGGCAGGATTCAAGTCCAAAAAAGAGAGTGGAAAATTTGCATACCACTTGAGAAAATTACTAAGACAATCACTTGTTGCATTAAACAAATCTGAAAGACGATACACCATTACAAATCTTGGAAAACTTGTTTTGAGTTTGGCAAGGCAAATCGAAGAAAGATCAATTATTGAAAGTGGAAAAATGTATGTTAGAACATCACATCAATCAATTGAGGAATTTAATTCACACAAAATTATTCAATCACTGGTTCGTGAAGGAAGTCTCCCACTGGAGCTTGCACAAAAAATAACTGAAGAGGTTGAAAATAGAATTTACAAATATCAGACTACCTACCTTACAGGCTCACTTATCAGAGAAATGGTAAATTCTGTTCTCCTTGAGCACGGTCATGAGGAATACAGGAACAAACTTGCACGCCTAGGCCTGCCTGTGTATGATGTACAGGAGATGATCTCTAATTTAGATAATGTAGATAACGGTGCTGAAGGGCTTCTCTTTAACACAGGACAAAAAGTATTTGCTGAGCATTTACTTACAAACATCCTGCCAAAAGATGTAGCAGACTCTCATCTTTCTGGAGACTTGCATATCACGAATCCTGGAATTTGGTCTATGATTCCTGATACAATATTTGTAAACGTAAAAGAATTAATCGAAGATGGAATTAATCTTGGCGGAAAATATCTTGATGTATCAAGAATTCCTGCATCAAAACAACTTGACGAGATTACAAGCTCATTATCAATTGTTATAGCTCTTCTTTCAAAAGAGGCTTCACAAGAAGTTGTAATTGATGGTTTGGTGCAATTATTCACAAAACATTCAAAGTCACTTCCAGAACTAGAACAAAAACTCACAGATGCATTTGCAACAGCATCTACAACTGCCAAATATAACAAAACAAGTACAAAGGTTTCAATTAGATTGCAATTGGGAACTGATACAAAAATAATTAATTCAATTATTAATGCATACAAAAATTACACAAAGATTACACCTATTCCAAAAATTGGTTTGATAATTGATGCTGAGAAGGGAAAAATCACTGATGTTTCAGAATCAATAGCTGAAATAATTTCTATTGGCGGACACGTAATGTTTGCAAAGGGTCAAACTTCTAGCTCTGGTGTTACAAACGGATCTACAAAAATTACAGCTCCACTTTCAATAAACTTGGAATCCGTTTCAATCAATCTTCCAAGACTTGCATTTGAATCAAACAAAGATGAAACTTACTTTAGAGCAAGACTTGCATTGTTAATGAAACCTGCATTAGCATCTATGGCATTAAGAAAGAAAGAGATCTCAGATCTTACAAGAAGAGGACTGAATCCAATCCTTGCAAAGAATACGCAATACATGCAAAGAAGTTCTGTTTCACTTGTTGTAAATCTGGTAGGACTCAAAGAATCTGTCTTTAACATACTTGGATTCCAAGATAACAAAGAAGGACGTGATATTCTTCATAAGGTGATTGAAACCGCAGTTGATGTTGGAGCCAAAAAAGGCAAAGAGCTAGGTGATACTGTTGCAATCTGTATGACTGAAACTGAAGCATCCATCCGTTTTGCTACTCTGGATGGAGAAAAATATGGCAAAAATTCTGCCTTAAATTCAATGGAGGGTGACTCTTATTCCCAAGGAATAGTCATTAATGCCTCTGAAATTGCCAATCTTACTAACAAAAGTGAGCCTATAGCAGAGGCAAACAAGCTCTCAAAAATTCTAAGTGGGGGATTACTGGTCACTTTACAAATTGATAGTGATGCAAAGGTTGCAGATATCAAAAAAGCACTAGAGAAAACATCGTCCCTTACAACTTCTTTCAAGCCTGTAAGAAAAATTGCAATATGTGGTGAATGTGGATTCAAGGATGAGCCATTTGAGGACAAGTGTCCAAAGTGCAAGTCTCCATATGTTGTCTGA
- a CDS encoding adenosylcobalamin-dependent ribonucleoside-diphosphate reductase — MDNSQIENTISEIRKRSGAVTAFNQNKISNAIFRALAATSKADRGMADQLAENVVNKLVEQGFTSSRTPTVEDIQDIVESTLIDSGNSDIAKAYIVYRHERRKLREEKMKVLNLKTLDPVSKKFDLNCLRVLASRYLFRNSKNEIIESPTQMFERVAILVGIGDILYDSQVFDKSGNIKQDVEEANSYLEKLDAFDYKFKVGNYFFNKWHFRSLINHYVTLANKGQMKVSFKDLLTLLAGKKLDSYADKITEYFDLMVAQDFLPNSPTMMNAGGRLGQLSACFVLGMEDGMEQIMKSTSDAALIFKSGGGVGINYSDLREEGDIVASTSGVASGPVSFMNIINTVTEVVKQGGKRRGANMGIIEAWHPDVEKFITNKTEPGILENFNVSVGIWEDFWHALVNTSDGNYVLRSPRDKKPVKEINAHQLIDLIALSAWKSAEPGLIFFDQINKYNVFAKARKAPLRATNPCGEQSLYPYESCNLGSINLVNLVKRQADGTYEFDWQRYEETIRKTTRFLDNIIDVNTYPVPEINVASKESRRIGLGVMGVADLLYKLKIPYNSQEGYELQSKLSEALTYYSMEESVALAKSRGEFPLCSKTEYPEGKIPISGYYEKPKSTHSYEWDPLIDKIKKHGIRNVLTTTVAPTGTLSMIADCSNGMEPAFALVFEKRVTVGRFFYTNKILEEALKEAGLYNDEILEKIADNYGSLKGLDEIPQWMQDVFVTAMDIHWADHLMAQGVWQDWIGNAIAKTINMPYDVTVEDVKSAYLLAHEIGLKGMTVYRDGSRHKQVLHMTSENATKIFEVSPSPYMTAFVTENITNPYIKSQVNASLALKVHDEEIAMEPLKHEEVSEDRLCPTCKNALVFVEGCSICIECGYSGCTSG, encoded by the coding sequence ATGGACAATTCACAAATTGAAAATACGATCAGTGAGATCCGTAAGCGCAGTGGCGCAGTAACGGCTTTCAATCAAAATAAAATTTCAAATGCCATTTTTCGGGCATTGGCCGCCACCTCTAAAGCCGATCGTGGTATGGCAGATCAACTAGCAGAAAATGTAGTAAACAAACTAGTTGAACAAGGATTTACAAGCAGTAGGACGCCTACTGTTGAGGATATCCAGGATATTGTAGAATCTACTTTAATTGATAGTGGAAATAGCGATATTGCAAAAGCTTACATCGTTTACAGACATGAGCGAAGAAAATTAAGGGAAGAGAAAATGAAGGTCTTGAATCTAAAGACGCTTGATCCTGTTTCCAAAAAGTTTGATTTGAATTGTCTTAGAGTTCTAGCATCAAGATATCTATTCAGAAATTCAAAAAATGAAATTATTGAATCACCAACTCAAATGTTTGAGCGTGTTGCAATTCTGGTAGGAATCGGTGATATTCTATATGATTCACAAGTATTTGATAAATCCGGAAATATCAAACAAGATGTAGAAGAAGCAAACTCTTATCTTGAAAAACTAGATGCCTTTGATTATAAATTCAAAGTAGGAAATTATTTCTTCAACAAGTGGCATTTTAGATCTTTAATCAACCACTACGTGACTCTTGCAAACAAAGGTCAAATGAAGGTGAGCTTCAAAGATCTTTTGACATTACTTGCAGGAAAGAAGCTTGATAGTTATGCAGACAAAATCACTGAATACTTTGATTTGATGGTTGCACAAGACTTTCTACCAAATTCACCAACAATGATGAATGCAGGAGGAAGACTAGGCCAACTATCTGCATGCTTTGTACTTGGAATGGAAGATGGAATGGAGCAAATCATGAAATCAACCTCTGATGCAGCATTAATCTTCAAGTCAGGTGGCGGTGTAGGAATAAACTATTCTGATCTTCGTGAAGAAGGCGATATTGTCGCATCCACTTCAGGAGTTGCATCAGGACCAGTATCCTTCATGAATATCATCAATACTGTGACTGAGGTAGTCAAACAAGGTGGAAAAAGACGAGGTGCAAACATGGGAATTATTGAAGCATGGCATCCAGATGTTGAAAAATTCATCACAAACAAAACAGAACCAGGCATTTTAGAGAACTTTAACGTCAGTGTTGGTATCTGGGAAGACTTTTGGCATGCACTGGTAAATACTTCTGATGGCAACTATGTTTTACGTAGTCCACGTGATAAAAAACCCGTAAAAGAAATCAATGCACACCAGCTAATTGATCTGATTGCACTTTCTGCATGGAAGAGCGCAGAACCAGGTTTGATCTTCTTTGATCAAATCAACAAATACAATGTATTTGCAAAAGCAAGAAAAGCACCACTAAGGGCAACAAACCCATGTGGTGAACAAAGTCTCTATCCATACGAGTCATGCAATCTAGGTTCTATCAATTTGGTAAATCTTGTAAAGAGACAAGCCGATGGAACTTATGAATTTGATTGGCAAAGATATGAAGAAACAATACGAAAGACAACACGATTCTTAGATAACATCATTGATGTCAACACATATCCAGTTCCAGAAATTAATGTAGCATCAAAAGAATCTAGACGTATTGGACTTGGAGTGATGGGAGTAGCTGATCTCTTGTACAAACTAAAGATCCCATACAATTCCCAAGAAGGATATGAACTACAATCAAAACTATCTGAAGCCCTTACGTACTATTCAATGGAGGAAAGTGTAGCACTTGCTAAATCTCGTGGTGAATTCCCGCTATGTTCTAAAACAGAATATCCAGAGGGTAAGATTCCTATTTCAGGATACTATGAGAAACCAAAATCAACCCATTCTTATGAATGGGATCCACTGATTGATAAAATCAAAAAACATGGAATCCGAAATGTCTTGACTACAACTGTAGCTCCAACTGGAACACTCTCAATGATTGCAGACTGTTCAAACGGAATGGAGCCTGCATTTGCTCTTGTATTTGAGAAGAGAGTAACTGTTGGAAGATTCTTCTATACTAACAAGATTCTAGAAGAAGCTCTCAAAGAAGCTGGTCTTTACAATGATGAAATTCTTGAAAAGATTGCAGACAACTATGGTTCATTGAAAGGATTAGATGAAATTCCTCAATGGATGCAGGATGTCTTTGTTACAGCAATGGATATACACTGGGCTGATCACCTTATGGCTCAAGGTGTATGGCAAGACTGGATTGGAAATGCAATTGCAAAAACAATCAACATGCCATATGATGTAACAGTAGAAGATGTAAAATCTGCATATCTGCTTGCACATGAAATAGGACTAAAAGGAATGACTGTTTATCGTGACGGTTCCAGACACAAACAAGTCCTTCACATGACAAGTGAGAATGCAACAAAGATCTTTGAGGTATCACCAAGTCCATACATGACTGCGTTTGTGACTGAAAATATCACAAATCCTTACATCAAATCCCAAGTCAATGCATCACTTGCATTAAAAGTTCATGACGAAGAAATCGCAATGGAGCCTCTAAAACATGAAGAGGTTTCAGAGGATCGTCTATGTCCAACATGTAAAAATGCCCTAGTCTTTGTAGAAGGTTGCAGTATTTGCATTGAATGTGGATACAGTGGTTGTACTTCTGGATAG